A part of Hippea maritima DSM 10411 genomic DNA contains:
- a CDS encoding DEAD/DEAH box helicase: protein MSLSSFAYKIAKTEANTIVVLKDNIEIEKFALKINYFSKFNSTGSDICKFFCYEIPPHSSIEPSNYLVSNRLSSIYKLINSDKRLVFLTNISALIQPVISFDSFIDKVIQIKRGDVVELDEFIKRLSELFYKRVDMVYAPGEFAKRGAIIDLFSTFYDKPMRIEFFDDEVDSIKLFYLENQRTFETIDEAVVLPASEYKAKEDEFGYILLENREFLSDFGFEDFVGFANIDENDINSAYRLIEFYEDKNIFAPRIDVSKFLDKLELFQNDFSLTRLINESLSMDDKVKLLREKSKDNRVIIACGSETRRKRVEEFLSLKGIPFKELREGRAALLPAVYLDSGYLDEGIWDKDNKIAFVSFAELFGLTEGGFSLKRFRKPKNVEFEIGDRIVHKKYGIAQFNGLKKIKIEDKQEDFFELEFDEGDKVYVPVYNSDALLAYHGSDGLSSLRSNKWQRNQESIKKSIKKILTELVNTYAKRQLVKRKPYDIDLLEIKEFEAMFEYDETPDQLKAISDVKDDMSKDVPMDRLICGDVSFGKTEVAARAIAIAVFNLKQAVFMVPTTVLALQHFKNLKDRFKSFPVEIQLLTRFSTKSERERILKGLKQGRIDILITTHAVYSKDVEFADLGLVVIDEEHRFGVKVKEHLKSKYPHADMLYLSATPIPRTLNMSLNGILDISVIKTPPLERKPIETIIAKRKSSIIRDAILRELSREGRVYFVHNSIETMDKVKSELDNLLPFAKKGIVHAKMPKNQIKSVFERFNNGEFDILISTSIIESGLDIKSVDTIIIDDADRFGLSDLHQLRGRVGRGDRVAYAYLLYRGKLSENATKRLEYMSEFIERGSGLNLALKDMEIRGYGNILGKDQSGKIKSVGFSTYLSLIEEAIKELKSQPTQREVEIKHSFDVYIPDEYASSQKKVEIYKRLASIRSQDELEELKNELVDRFGKFVEPVENLFLLASLKIAAQQVYAKKLSLSKNGVIVEFYIDANIDTDKLISLENCRFLSETSVFFPLLGKRLKTIHRNLIDIFNSIKK from the coding sequence ATGAGCTTAAGCTCTTTCGCTTATAAAATAGCCAAAACCGAAGCAAATACAATTGTTGTATTAAAGGATAATATAGAGATAGAAAAGTTCGCTCTAAAGATAAACTATTTTTCTAAGTTCAATTCTACTGGGTCGGATATATGCAAGTTTTTCTGCTATGAAATCCCGCCTCATTCTTCTATAGAACCTTCGAATTATCTTGTTTCAAATAGATTGAGTTCTATCTATAAACTTATCAATTCCGATAAAAGGTTGGTTTTTCTTACCAATATAAGCGCACTAATTCAACCTGTTATTAGTTTTGATAGTTTTATTGATAAGGTTATCCAAATAAAGAGGGGCGATGTTGTAGAGTTGGATGAATTTATAAAGAGGCTTTCTGAGTTGTTTTATAAGAGGGTTGATATGGTCTATGCGCCTGGTGAGTTTGCAAAAAGGGGCGCTATAATTGACCTATTTTCTACTTTTTATGATAAACCTATGAGGATTGAATTTTTTGATGATGAGGTAGACAGCATAAAGCTATTTTATTTGGAGAACCAAAGGACGTTTGAGACGATTGATGAGGCTGTCGTTTTACCTGCATCCGAATATAAAGCTAAAGAAGATGAATTTGGGTATATATTGCTTGAAAATAGAGAATTTTTGAGCGATTTTGGCTTTGAGGATTTCGTAGGTTTTGCCAACATAGATGAGAATGATATCAATTCAGCCTATAGGCTTATAGAGTTTTATGAAGATAAAAACATATTTGCTCCAAGGATAGATGTGTCTAAATTTTTAGATAAACTTGAGTTATTTCAAAATGATTTTTCTTTAACAAGGCTTATAAATGAATCTTTGTCTATGGATGATAAAGTGAAGCTTCTTAGGGAGAAGTCCAAAGACAATAGAGTAATTATAGCGTGTGGTTCAGAAACAAGAAGAAAAAGGGTTGAGGAGTTTTTATCTTTAAAGGGTATCCCTTTTAAGGAGTTAAGAGAGGGTAGGGCTGCACTTTTGCCTGCTGTTTATCTGGATAGCGGATATTTAGATGAAGGTATTTGGGATAAGGACAACAAGATAGCGTTTGTGAGTTTTGCTGAGCTTTTTGGATTAACTGAAGGTGGATTTTCGCTTAAACGTTTTAGAAAACCTAAAAACGTTGAGTTTGAGATTGGTGATAGGATAGTTCATAAAAAATACGGAATAGCGCAATTTAATGGACTTAAAAAGATAAAAATTGAGGATAAACAGGAAGATTTTTTTGAGCTTGAATTTGATGAGGGCGATAAGGTTTATGTGCCGGTTTATAACAGCGACGCATTGCTTGCCTATCACGGTAGCGATGGTTTGAGCTCATTAAGGAGTAATAAGTGGCAGAGAAATCAAGAGAGCATAAAAAAGTCTATAAAGAAGATTTTAACTGAGCTTGTGAATACTTACGCAAAAAGACAACTTGTAAAAAGAAAACCCTATGATATTGACCTGCTTGAGATTAAAGAGTTTGAGGCCATGTTTGAGTATGATGAAACCCCTGATCAACTTAAGGCTATAAGTGATGTCAAGGATGACATGTCAAAAGATGTGCCTATGGATAGGCTAATATGTGGTGATGTTTCCTTTGGTAAGACAGAGGTTGCAGCAAGAGCTATAGCAATAGCCGTGTTTAATCTAAAACAGGCTGTTTTTATGGTTCCAACAACGGTTTTGGCTCTTCAACATTTCAAAAACTTAAAGGATAGATTTAAAAGTTTTCCTGTGGAGATTCAGCTTCTTACTCGCTTTAGCACAAAATCAGAAAGGGAGAGGATTCTAAAGGGGCTTAAGCAGGGAAGAATAGACATACTCATAACAACCCATGCTGTATATTCTAAAGATGTAGAATTTGCAGATTTGGGTCTTGTTGTAATCGATGAGGAACATAGGTTTGGCGTTAAAGTTAAGGAGCATTTAAAGTCCAAATATCCTCATGCCGATATGCTTTATTTAAGCGCTACGCCCATACCAAGAACGCTCAACATGTCTCTTAATGGTATTTTAGATATCAGCGTGATAAAGACGCCGCCGCTTGAGCGAAAGCCCATAGAAACTATAATAGCAAAGAGAAAATCATCTATTATTAGGGATGCTATCTTAAGGGAATTATCCAGAGAGGGCAGGGTGTATTTTGTTCACAACAGCATAGAGACGATGGATAAGGTAAAATCTGAGTTAGATAATCTTCTTCCTTTTGCAAAAAAGGGTATTGTTCATGCAAAAATGCCCAAAAATCAGATAAAATCGGTGTTTGAGCGGTTCAATAACGGTGAATTTGATATACTCATCTCAACCTCAATTATAGAGTCTGGCTTGGATATAAAATCGGTCGACACAATAATTATAGACGATGCCGATAGGTTTGGTCTGTCTGATTTGCATCAGCTTAGGGGAAGAGTGGGTAGGGGAGACAGAGTGGCTTATGCCTATCTGCTTTATAGAGGCAAGCTTAGTGAAAATGCCACAAAGAGGCTTGAGTATATGAGTGAGTTTATAGAAAGGGGCTCTGGCCTCAATTTGGCCTTGAAGGATATGGAAATTAGAGGGTATGGCAATATATTGGGTAAAGATCAATCCGGTAAAATAAAATCTGTGGGTTTTTCAACCTACCTATCGTTAATAGAGGAGGCTATCAAAGAACTTAAAAGTCAGCCAACTCAGAGGGAAGTTGAAATAAAGCACTCCTTCGATGTGTATATTCCTGATGAATATGCATCCTCTCAGAAGAAAGTTGAGATTTACAAAAGACTTGCAAGTATTAGAAGTCAGGATGAGCTTGAAGAGTTGAAAAATGAGCTTGTAGATAGATTTGGCAAGTTTGTTGAACCAGTTGAGAATCTTTTTCTGCTTGCGTCTTTAAAAATAGCCGCTCAGCAGGTCTATGCTAAGAAGTTATCGCTTTCAAAAAATGGTGTTATTGTGGAGTTTTATATAGATGCAAACATAGATACAGACAAGCTTATATCTTTAGAAAATTGCAGATTTTTATCGGAAACCTCTGTATTTTTTCCTCTTTTAGGCAAAAGGCTCAAAACCATTCATAGAAACCTGATAGATATATTCAATTCCATAAAAAAATAG
- a CDS encoding septal ring lytic transglycosylase RlpA family protein, giving the protein MIKRFTVFAIALLILTSCTHRGGYIGGGYYPYNVMSSVPVGYTQEGIASWYGPNFHGKRTANGEVYNMYDHTAASKTLPFNTIVRVINLNNGKSTVVRINDRGPFVKNRIIDLSYAAAKDIGMIGTGTAPVKIVVIGGNSYAKNSYTYKSKPQNIDELDKITINQNIDVGFTDYAVQLGSFRSLRNALKFRDRLNSSVKGLYIVKAIVNGQRFYRVLVGNFDSKDDALRFALKYIAPVVISYCIVKR; this is encoded by the coding sequence ATGATTAAACGTTTTACTGTTTTTGCTATAGCTTTGCTTATTTTAACATCCTGCACGCATAGGGGAGGGTATATAGGCGGCGGTTATTATCCGTATAATGTGATGAGTAGTGTTCCTGTAGGTTATACTCAGGAAGGGATAGCTTCGTGGTATGGACCGAATTTTCATGGCAAAAGGACTGCAAATGGAGAGGTCTATAACATGTACGATCATACAGCTGCGAGCAAAACCCTGCCTTTCAATACTATAGTAAGGGTGATAAATCTAAATAACGGTAAATCTACAGTTGTAAGGATAAATGATAGGGGGCCTTTTGTTAAAAATAGAATCATAGACCTATCGTATGCAGCAGCTAAGGACATAGGAATGATAGGTACGGGGACAGCCCCCGTTAAAATCGTTGTTATAGGTGGCAATAGCTATGCGAAAAATAGTTACACATACAAAAGTAAACCTCAAAATATAGATGAGCTTGATAAGATTACAATTAACCAAAACATAGATGTTGGTTTTACAGATTATGCCGTACAGCTTGGTTCTTTTAGGAGTTTACGTAACGCATTGAAGTTTAGGGATAGACTTAACTCTTCTGTTAAGGGTCTTTATATAGTAAAAGCTATTGTTAATGGGCAAAGATTTTATAGGGTTCTTGTGGGGAATTTTGACTCTAAAGATGACGCTTTGAGGTTTGCCTTAAAATACATTGCCCCAGTTGTAATTTCATACTGTATAGTTAAACGATGA
- a CDS encoding lysophospholipid acyltransferase family protein, producing the protein MKAFFNFIRFALFTGWYIVKSKEIDENIIRRWVVDVLDMFKIDVECRGDFKDERFVIMPNHSSYFDILALYHCSRVKLNWIAKKELFKIPLLGRAMKDVGVVGVDRANEKKAAAALLRFVKTDFSGGVVIFPQGTRKNKTAFKRGGILIAKKRDLPIYPVRIENSAYIMPVGKLALNSGRVSVNILDRIDPKEFSDIEIEKMVREKVYD; encoded by the coding sequence ATGAAGGCGTTTTTTAACTTTATAAGATTTGCATTATTTACAGGTTGGTATATTGTAAAATCGAAAGAAATAGACGAAAATATTATAAGGCGCTGGGTTGTAGATGTTTTAGATATGTTTAAGATTGATGTTGAATGTAGAGGGGATTTTAAGGATGAGCGCTTCGTTATTATGCCTAACCATTCAAGTTATTTTGATATATTAGCTTTGTATCATTGTAGCAGGGTCAAACTTAACTGGATAGCAAAAAAAGAGCTTTTCAAGATACCGCTTCTTGGAAGGGCTATGAAGGATGTTGGCGTTGTGGGTGTTGATAGGGCTAATGAAAAGAAAGCAGCAGCAGCTTTACTTAGGTTTGTAAAAACCGATTTCTCTGGTGGTGTTGTTATTTTTCCTCAAGGGACACGAAAGAATAAGACGGCCTTTAAAAGGGGTGGCATCTTAATAGCAAAAAAGAGGGATTTGCCCATATATCCAGTTAGGATAGAAAACTCTGCCTATATTATGCCGGTGGGTAAACTTGCCCTAAACAGCGGCAGGGTATCTGTTAACATATTAGATAGAATTGACCCTAAAGAGTTTTCAGATATAGAAATTGAGAAAATGGTAAGAGAGAAGGTATATGATTAA
- a CDS encoding sensor histidine kinase: MSEDKLKKLQLMFETVIQTSRKLENSYNQLKRKFEVLEGRLESNRRYLENILKSIDTGVCSVNVDGYVRTFNRKASSVFGIDEEQAKGKHLGEIFAIDELRGASACNIVDYLKGSKKITIDVKGEGKILNISASCVLEDDKTDGAVVVFSDITEMEKLKEENEKKEKLAIIGQMAASIAHDIKNPLASIELLVPLLDDGKKKDIVDNIMMSIKRINNIINNTLLFTRTINYNPEKFLSLDFVSEVEFEVYARLKGSDVELFKKSEEFYIVSDRNLLKSVAVNILINAIEAAKSKVILSLRKIKDNVVLSIEDDGEGIEDTSKIFEPFYTSKKNGTGLGLAIVRQAVDILNGKIEIETSRRGSLFRIIL, from the coding sequence GTGAGTGAGGATAAGCTAAAAAAACTCCAGTTGATGTTTGAGACTGTCATACAAACCAGCAGAAAATTGGAGAATTCCTACAATCAGCTAAAACGTAAGTTTGAGGTTTTAGAGGGGCGACTTGAGAGTAATCGCAGGTATTTAGAAAATATACTAAAAAGCATAGATACAGGTGTTTGCTCTGTTAATGTAGATGGTTATGTTAGGACATTCAACAGAAAAGCGAGTTCTGTCTTTGGTATAGATGAGGAGCAGGCAAAGGGCAAACATCTTGGAGAGATATTTGCTATTGATGAACTTAGAGGAGCTTCTGCATGTAATATTGTAGATTATCTTAAAGGCTCCAAAAAGATAACAATAGATGTTAAAGGGGAGGGGAAGATTCTTAATATCTCGGCCTCATGTGTTTTAGAGGATGATAAAACCGATGGTGCCGTTGTTGTTTTTAGCGATATAACGGAGATGGAAAAACTCAAAGAGGAGAACGAGAAAAAGGAGAAACTTGCTATAATTGGCCAGATGGCGGCATCTATCGCACATGATATTAAAAATCCCCTTGCTAGTATAGAACTTTTGGTGCCTCTACTTGATGACGGCAAGAAGAAGGATATTGTTGATAACATAATGATGAGTATAAAGCGTATAAATAATATAATTAATAATACGCTTCTGTTTACGAGGACTATAAACTACAACCCAGAGAAATTCTTAAGTTTAGATTTTGTCTCAGAGGTTGAGTTTGAGGTTTATGCGAGACTAAAGGGTAGTGATGTTGAATTGTTTAAAAAGTCTGAGGAGTTTTATATTGTTAGTGATAGAAATCTCCTTAAAAGTGTTGCTGTTAACATATTGATAAACGCCATAGAGGCTGCAAAAAGCAAGGTAATTTTAAGCCTAAGAAAAATAAAAGACAATGTTGTTTTGAGCATAGAAGATGACGGTGAGGGGATAGAGGATACATCTAAAATATTTGAGCCGTTTTATACAAGTAAAAAGAATGGTACAGGTTTGGGGCTTGCAATAGTAAGACAGGCTGTTGATATATTGAACGGTAAAATAGAGATAGAGACATCCAGAAGAGGTAGTTTATTTAGAATAATCCTATGA
- a CDS encoding tetratricopeptide repeat protein translates to MPQNAYLYVKGRYFVAFFPDKLVKKQLIARNIKDNYFKSFYVENNDNSSQIVIECNKGFEPLFEKDGDVVIVKPQFVVNQKKKEILSGVPTDLIAIPFYVSENTFSPAQKFKQTYDETLFFSGIRAFYIKNYRLAAAFFKEIVTKYPSSSFFINAYFLLGDCYKNIKEYDKAIKTYNEAIHFAPKNSAVAQTLFSIADIYEKKKMFMSARNIYKRIVKEYADTKWSYQAEFMLGYSYYKENRCRNALKIFLNVKKKSEFYPVSMLLTSECFFRQKDYAKAVLAYYYMSSKLNDIEQSEFYRELGDVGIALCEYEDYKEADRVFSYIEQTHKEDMVNYSYIKRMKCDLKKGDFNDLNYRGKYLIKFSKDEKIKAQARKLMDEAKLKKGNVDKKTIDKIMTKYRNDPEVVSLALFVYAKKNYREKNYEKSLDYLLKLKKLYSNSPYNKKAQPMASDSINKLLDDFYRMPSVDKIDKIYSYAAPLMPEGCDYCRFSWALIFTHKVGYVSKFMHIIKDDACRGAVIAKYFVEMGNNMRALDVMNKLPQQKPYNNYTDMIFGDINYYNGDYNKAYEFYQKALETKQPLMADYLRLRIARVLYHMKKYKEAENILSKIVAKIYSDEVTYLKGLCEYKLNHYKDAIEILSNVENNLKFKEKVLFYKALGYLKLGNTKKAREAYDNLKRTYPHSDYVNILKALLM, encoded by the coding sequence GTGCCGCAGAATGCCTATCTCTATGTTAAGGGTAGGTATTTTGTGGCCTTTTTCCCTGATAAGCTTGTAAAAAAACAACTCATAGCCAGGAACATAAAAGATAATTACTTTAAAAGTTTCTATGTAGAAAACAACGATAATTCATCCCAAATTGTTATCGAATGCAATAAGGGGTTTGAACCGTTATTTGAAAAAGATGGCGATGTTGTAATAGTAAAACCACAATTTGTTGTAAATCAGAAGAAAAAGGAAATTTTAAGCGGTGTACCTACAGATTTAATTGCAATACCATTCTATGTCTCTGAGAACACCTTCTCACCCGCCCAAAAATTTAAACAAACCTACGATGAGACGCTCTTTTTTAGTGGCATAAGGGCATTTTATATAAAAAATTACAGGCTTGCTGCGGCCTTTTTTAAAGAGATTGTAACCAAATACCCATCAAGCAGCTTCTTTATCAATGCCTATTTCTTGCTTGGTGATTGTTATAAGAATATAAAAGAATATGATAAGGCTATAAAAACATATAATGAGGCTATCCATTTTGCCCCAAAGAATTCAGCCGTTGCTCAGACTCTGTTTTCAATTGCAGATATTTATGAGAAAAAGAAGATGTTTATGAGCGCAAGGAATATCTATAAAAGGATAGTAAAAGAGTATGCCGACACAAAATGGTCATATCAGGCTGAATTTATGCTGGGGTATAGCTACTATAAGGAGAACAGGTGTAGGAATGCACTCAAGATATTTTTGAATGTTAAAAAGAAGAGTGAGTTCTATCCTGTAAGCATGCTACTTACTTCCGAGTGCTTCTTTAGGCAGAAAGACTATGCAAAAGCTGTGTTGGCTTATTACTATATGTCTTCTAAACTCAACGATATAGAGCAGTCGGAATTTTATAGAGAGCTTGGGGATGTGGGTATAGCCCTATGTGAATATGAAGACTACAAGGAAGCCGATAGGGTATTTTCCTACATAGAGCAGACCCATAAGGAGGATATGGTTAACTATTCTTACATTAAGAGGATGAAATGCGATTTAAAAAAGGGTGATTTTAATGATTTAAACTATAGGGGTAAGTATTTGATCAAATTTTCCAAGGATGAAAAGATTAAAGCCCAGGCAAGAAAATTAATGGATGAGGCAAAGCTAAAGAAGGGTAATGTTGATAAAAAGACAATCGATAAAATTATGACAAAATATCGAAACGACCCAGAGGTTGTTTCTTTGGCTTTATTTGTCTATGCAAAGAAAAACTACAGGGAGAAGAACTACGAAAAATCACTTGATTATCTATTAAAACTCAAAAAGCTTTATTCGAATAGCCCCTATAATAAAAAGGCTCAACCTATGGCATCAGATAGCATCAACAAACTCTTAGATGATTTCTACAGGATGCCCTCCGTAGATAAAATAGACAAGATTTACTCATATGCAGCCCCATTGATGCCCGAGGGGTGCGACTACTGCAGGTTTTCCTGGGCATTGATATTTACGCATAAGGTTGGTTATGTTTCTAAATTCATGCATATCATAAAGGATGATGCCTGCAGAGGTGCTGTTATAGCTAAATACTTTGTTGAAATGGGCAATAATATGCGAGCGCTGGATGTGATGAATAAGCTACCCCAGCAAAAACCGTACAATAATTACACGGATATGATATTTGGTGATATTAACTACTACAACGGAGACTATAATAAGGCTTATGAGTTCTATCAAAAAGCCTTAGAAACTAAACAGCCACTCATGGCTGATTATCTGAGACTTAGAATAGCAAGAGTTTTATATCATATGAAAAAATACAAGGAAGCAGAAAATATTTTGTCAAAAATAGTCGCTAAAATTTATTCAGATGAGGTAACCTACTTAAAGGGTCTGTGTGAATACAAGCTTAATCACTATAAAGATGCTATAGAAATCTTGAGTAATGTTGAAAACAATCTTAAGTTTAAAGAGAAGGTGTTGTTCTATAAAGCTTTGGGTTATTTGAAATTGGGCAACACAAAGAAGGCCAGAGAGGCTTACGATAATCTCAAAAGAACATATCCGCACAGCGATTATGTAAATATCTTAAAGGCGTTATTAATGTGA
- the glyA gene encoding serine hydroxymethyltransferase: MSVLKDFDPDVYQAIENEKKRQMYGLELIASENLVSEAVLEAQGSIMTNKYAEGYPHKRYYGGCEYVDVVEELAINRAKELFGADHVNVQPHSGSQANMAVYLATLQPGDRLLGMDLTNGGHLTHGSRVNFSGKLFISFGYGVNPETGLIDYDEVAAIADEFKPRLIVCGASAYPRTIDFKKFREIADSVDAYLMADIAHIAGLVAAGIHPSPIPYCEFVTTTTHKTLRGPRGGMIMSKEFFAKPIDKMVFPGMQGGPLMHVIAAKAVCFKEALTDEFKEYQKQVVKNAKTLAKVLMDNGFKLVSGGTDNHLMLVDLTDKNITGKEAEEALGKVGITVNKNTVPGETKSPFITSGIRIGTPAITTRGMKEKEMEKIGEFITETLNNLGNEQKYAQIREEVKKLCEEFMFYSV; this comes from the coding sequence ATGAGCGTTTTGAAGGATTTTGACCCTGATGTTTATCAGGCTATAGAGAACGAAAAGAAGAGGCAGATGTATGGCCTTGAGCTTATTGCAAGTGAGAATTTAGTGTCTGAGGCTGTCCTTGAGGCTCAAGGTTCTATAATGACAAACAAATACGCCGAAGGATACCCACACAAAAGGTATTACGGCGGATGCGAATATGTTGATGTTGTTGAGGAGCTTGCCATTAATAGGGCTAAGGAGCTTTTTGGAGCAGACCATGTGAATGTTCAGCCCCATTCCGGCTCTCAAGCCAATATGGCTGTCTATCTTGCAACCCTTCAGCCCGGTGATAGATTGCTTGGTATGGATCTAACAAACGGCGGTCATCTAACCCACGGCTCAAGGGTTAACTTTTCCGGCAAACTCTTTATAAGCTTTGGATATGGCGTAAATCCCGAAACAGGCCTGATCGATTATGATGAAGTTGCAGCTATTGCAGATGAGTTTAAACCGAGGCTGATTGTATGCGGCGCAAGCGCCTATCCAAGGACAATAGATTTCAAAAAATTCAGGGAGATTGCAGATAGCGTAGATGCTTATTTGATGGCAGACATTGCCCATATTGCAGGCCTTGTTGCTGCAGGTATCCACCCAAGCCCCATCCCATATTGTGAGTTTGTTACAACAACGACACACAAAACCTTAAGGGGTCCTCGTGGTGGTATGATTATGAGTAAGGAGTTCTTCGCAAAACCGATAGATAAGATGGTTTTCCCGGGCATGCAGGGTGGGCCTTTAATGCATGTTATTGCAGCTAAGGCTGTTTGCTTTAAAGAGGCGTTGACCGATGAGTTTAAGGAATATCAAAAGCAGGTGGTAAAAAACGCAAAGACGCTTGCAAAGGTGCTGATGGATAACGGCTTTAAGTTGGTTAGCGGCGGTACGGATAACCATCTGATGCTTGTTGATTTGACTGATAAGAATATAACAGGCAAAGAGGCAGAAGAGGCCTTGGGTAAGGTTGGTATAACGGTTAATAAGAACACCGTGCCCGGTGAGACAAAAAGCCCATTTATCACAAGCGGTATAAGGATAGGAACGCCAGCTATTACCACCCGTGGCATGAAAGAGAAAGAGATGGAAAAAATAGGGGAGTTTATCACAGAAACCCTGAATAACCTGGGCAATGAGCAAAAATACGCCCAAATTAGAGAAGAGGTGAAAAAGCTCTGCGAAGAGTTTATGTTTTACTCTGTCTGA
- the rpiB gene encoding ribose 5-phosphate isomerase B, with translation MVIIGSDHGGFELKEKIKDFLKELGETFEDVGVFSSDSCDYPDIAKEVAIRVAENGYKGILICGTGIGMSIAANKIDGVRCALCHDAYTAEFARRHNNANILAFGGRTTGIEIAKQMVSIFLKTPFDGGRHERRINKISELEAL, from the coding sequence GTGGTTATAATAGGCTCTGATCACGGTGGATTTGAATTGAAAGAAAAGATTAAGGATTTTCTAAAAGAGCTTGGTGAGACTTTTGAGGATGTGGGTGTATTTTCTTCTGATTCATGTGATTATCCAGATATAGCAAAAGAGGTGGCTATTAGGGTTGCAGAAAACGGCTACAAAGGTATACTAATCTGTGGAACGGGAATCGGTATGAGTATAGCTGCCAATAAGATCGATGGTGTTAGATGTGCTTTGTGTCATGATGCATATACTGCTGAGTTTGCCCGCAGGCATAACAATGCTAACATCTTGGCATTCGGTGGCAGAACAACGGGTATTGAGATTGCAAAGCAGATGGTTAGTATATTTTTAAAAACCCCTTTTGACGGTGGAAGACACGAGCGTAGAATAAACAAAATATCTGAGTTGGAGGCGTTATGA
- a CDS encoding methyl-accepting chemotaxis protein, giving the protein MGNVSVRKMIVAFFALIVLGLIVGFYATVSSSKSVKHRTKVIYTRDLNQVSLYNQIRKNYSKGEKYLLKAYFLKDKNMLNLAKKYFEKVDMLIDKNINKTNISQTEKQKLMTLKSSIDNQLRVALNQMNLNSNNINDFQKFDKLTQSIDEQIDSILDNRIGLIRALIIDIYKGLDNHNKLMFTIYAIIAAIIVLGFLAFMKYLIKPLSGVGEVLDRIGSGDLSVRFKIYTNNEIGKLKRNINSMVENLQKMVNETKTASDNMLKGSSNLSSTSVQISAANEETSRGMGEIENAIKDATKAIESIAESTENITSLAEGIAEINQELIKDMEEKLRMMGINAELAEKTTKQINVVGESSKEIGKIVDVISDIAD; this is encoded by the coding sequence ATGGGGAATGTATCGGTTAGAAAAATGATTGTTGCATTTTTTGCCCTAATTGTTCTTGGTTTAATAGTAGGATTTTATGCCACCGTATCATCAAGCAAAAGTGTTAAACACAGAACCAAAGTTATATATACAAGAGATTTGAACCAAGTTAGCCTATACAACCAAATCAGGAAAAACTATTCAAAAGGAGAAAAATACCTGCTTAAAGCTTACTTTTTAAAAGACAAAAATATGCTTAATTTAGCCAAAAAGTATTTTGAGAAAGTGGATATGCTTATAGATAAAAACATAAATAAAACCAATATAAGCCAAACAGAGAAACAGAAATTAATGACACTGAAGTCATCAATAGACAATCAATTAAGGGTTGCCCTAAATCAAATGAATCTCAATTCAAATAATATAAACGACTTCCAAAAGTTTGACAAACTAACGCAATCCATAGATGAACAGATAGATTCAATTTTAGATAACAGGATTGGTTTAATTAGAGCTTTAATTATAGATATTTACAAGGGTTTAGACAATCATAACAAACTAATGTTTACAATATATGCCATCATCGCAGCAATAATAGTGCTGGGCTTTTTAGCCTTTATGAAATACCTAATAAAGCCACTAAGTGGCGTTGGTGAGGTGCTTGATAGAATTGGTAGCGGTGATTTAAGTGTGAGATTTAAAATATACACGAACAATGAGATAGGTAAACTCAAAAGAAATATTAACTCAATGGTTGAAAACCTGCAAAAGATGGTAAACGAAACAAAAACTGCATCTGATAATATGCTAAAGGGCTCATCTAACCTTTCATCAACATCTGTTCAAATATCTGCTGCAAATGAAGAAACCTCAAGGGGTATGGGAGAGATAGAAAACGCAATAAAAGATGCAACAAAGGCTATTGAAAGCATAGCAGAGTCCACAGAGAACATAACATCCTTAGCCGAGGGAATAGCAGAAATAAATCAAGAGTTAATTAAGGATATGGAAGAAAAGCTAAGAATGATGGGAATAAATGCCGAATTAGCAGAAAAAACAACAAAGCAAATTAATGTTGTAGGTGAATCATCAAAAGAGATAGGCAAGATCGTTGATGTAATTAGCGACATAGCAGACTAG